A genomic segment from Flammeovirga pectinis encodes:
- a CDS encoding sulfatase, with translation MKIQLRKIVLGIFGVVALQALAPKVIAQDKMEQHPNVLFIIVDDLNDFEGKFGGHPQAITPNIDKLADSGVTFVNGQTNVPVCQPARNSLFTGVYPHDSRDFGWTARKKHDVLKHSKTMFQLFAENGYALYGSGKLMHKNDKKLWNEWGVPERINYGPHAFNGNKIIPHPSVPEPFRSINIVDGSFAPLTDIPQFDSTKTDLKPGWGYPKKEFRYVNDEDRDLMPDEQHADWAVKKLKQLEESGSDKPFFMGIGFVKPHTPLYAPQKYFDMYPLETLKLPVIKEGDDEDAFFKENYPMSQMGLKYYKALCDSYEDDKEGLRKVVQAYLACVTFMDDQVGKVIDALDNSKFADNTIVVFTADHGWNFGQKEYLYKNSPWEESARVPFIVRAPKEQVKGMDVTHPVSLIDLYPTFIDICNLKGSTKLDEQAAEIGGHSIRPFLTDKNATWTGPKGALTVMGVGISEPIEGLAVSVNKQALWHIEVRKPLSPEYVMQQTYSYRTARFRYILYKNGKEELYDHKKDKHEWKNVADKKSYASTKADLKLQMMEIINANSVN, from the coding sequence ATGAAAATTCAATTGAGAAAAATTGTTTTGGGCATCTTTGGAGTAGTTGCGTTACAAGCGTTAGCACCAAAAGTAATAGCACAAGATAAAATGGAGCAACACCCCAATGTGTTATTCATTATAGTAGACGACCTGAATGATTTTGAAGGGAAGTTTGGTGGACACCCTCAAGCAATAACTCCTAACATAGATAAATTGGCAGATTCTGGCGTTACTTTTGTCAACGGACAAACCAATGTACCAGTTTGCCAACCTGCAAGAAACTCTTTATTTACAGGGGTATACCCACACGATTCTAGAGATTTTGGGTGGACGGCTCGTAAAAAACACGATGTGTTGAAGCACAGCAAAACCATGTTCCAGTTGTTTGCAGAAAATGGTTATGCACTTTATGGGTCAGGAAAATTGATGCATAAAAACGATAAGAAATTATGGAACGAGTGGGGAGTGCCAGAGCGCATTAATTATGGACCTCATGCATTTAACGGAAATAAAATCATTCCTCACCCCTCTGTACCAGAGCCTTTTAGAAGTATAAATATTGTAGACGGTTCTTTTGCACCACTTACAGATATTCCTCAATTTGACAGTACAAAAACGGACTTAAAACCAGGTTGGGGCTACCCAAAAAAGGAATTTAGATATGTAAATGATGAGGACAGGGATTTAATGCCAGATGAACAGCATGCAGATTGGGCCGTTAAAAAACTGAAGCAATTAGAAGAAAGTGGTTCAGATAAACCTTTCTTTATGGGAATTGGTTTTGTAAAGCCACATACTCCATTATATGCTCCACAGAAGTATTTTGATATGTATCCTTTAGAAACATTGAAATTACCAGTTATAAAGGAGGGAGATGATGAGGATGCATTTTTTAAAGAAAACTATCCAATGTCGCAAATGGGATTAAAGTATTATAAAGCACTTTGTGATTCTTATGAAGATGATAAAGAAGGATTAAGAAAAGTTGTACAAGCCTATCTTGCTTGCGTTACTTTTATGGACGACCAAGTAGGGAAAGTTATTGATGCTTTAGATAACTCTAAATTTGCAGATAATACTATAGTTGTATTTACGGCAGACCATGGGTGGAACTTCGGACAGAAAGAATACTTGTATAAGAACTCACCTTGGGAAGAAAGTGCAAGAGTGCCTTTTATCGTACGTGCTCCAAAAGAACAAGTGAAAGGAATGGATGTAACTCACCCTGTTTCATTAATAGATTTGTACCCTACGTTTATAGATATCTGTAATTTAAAAGGAAGTACAAAACTAGACGAACAAGCCGCAGAAATAGGAGGCCATTCTATTCGTCCTTTCCTAACAGATAAAAATGCAACATGGACAGGCCCAAAAGGCGCATTAACCGTAATGGGAGTAGGTATTTCTGAACCAATAGAAGGTTTAGCGGTGTCTGTGAACAAACAAGCGTTATGGCATATTGAGGTTAGAAAACCACTAAGTCCAGAATATGTAATGCAACAAACATATTCCTATAGAACAGCGCGTTTCCGTTACATCTTATACAAAAATGGTAAAGAAGAATTGTACGACCACAAGAAAGATAAACACGAGTGGAAAAATGTTGCCGATAAAAAATCATATGCTTCTACAAAAGCAGATTTAAAGCTTCAGATGATGGAAATTATTAACGCAAATAGCGTGAATTAA
- a CDS encoding sulfatase, whose amino-acid sequence MKYQILLILLTFSTLVFADKEKPKEKEKPNVVLIMVDDLNDYVGFLGGHPQTKTPAMDKLADRSVIFTNAFSNDPICNPSRASFSTGLYPHTTHFFGFNKFLKNETLMGSKTMFEHFKDNGYTTVGIGKLLHTNINSVWNAYGDQSDFGPFPYDGEKKRVHPSVPAPFDQAGALDGGYASLKDIPTVNGVTGWFDKVKGWPKLEVKPFKYINDEDRDLMPDEVKVQDAKKFIKKFENENSEKPFFLGVGFNRPHTPLYVPQKYFDMFPLADMKLPETGGQAELEGALYGKVKEGNHGKRGYNHFKYLVEGYDNDRDLALRTYIQAYLACIAFVDDQIAGVIKAIEESKFADNTVVVLVSDHAYNMGDKDYLYKFALWDKSTRIPMLVHNPGQKKAIKVTQPVSLIDIYPTLVDLCSLEGSTIKDENGKPLDGHSMVPLYAKNAKQRWQGPDYALSAISGGMGDKFIEKQHYTIRTEQYRYIRYADGQEELYDHATDPNEFANVAKQEKYKGVITELSQKLNKQIGITN is encoded by the coding sequence ATGAAATATCAAATTTTACTAATACTACTAACATTTTCAACTTTAGTTTTTGCAGATAAGGAGAAACCTAAAGAGAAAGAAAAGCCAAACGTTGTACTCATCATGGTAGATGATTTAAACGACTATGTTGGCTTTTTAGGTGGGCATCCGCAGACAAAAACACCTGCAATGGATAAGTTGGCAGATCGTTCTGTTATTTTTACAAATGCATTTTCTAACGATCCAATTTGCAACCCCTCTAGAGCAAGTTTTTCTACAGGATTGTACCCTCATACCACTCATTTTTTTGGCTTTAATAAATTCTTAAAAAATGAAACATTAATGGGCTCTAAAACAATGTTTGAGCATTTTAAAGACAATGGATACACCACTGTAGGAATTGGAAAATTATTGCATACAAACATTAATTCTGTTTGGAATGCCTACGGCGATCAATCTGATTTTGGCCCTTTTCCATATGATGGAGAAAAAAAACGAGTTCATCCAAGTGTTCCTGCTCCTTTCGATCAGGCTGGTGCATTAGATGGAGGATACGCATCTTTAAAAGATATTCCAACTGTAAATGGTGTAACAGGTTGGTTTGATAAAGTAAAAGGATGGCCAAAATTAGAGGTAAAACCTTTTAAGTACATCAATGATGAGGATAGGGATTTAATGCCTGATGAGGTGAAAGTACAGGATGCTAAAAAATTCATCAAGAAATTCGAAAATGAGAACTCAGAAAAACCGTTCTTTTTAGGAGTTGGTTTTAATAGACCACACACTCCTTTATATGTCCCTCAAAAATATTTTGATATGTTTCCTTTAGCAGATATGAAATTGCCAGAAACAGGTGGACAAGCCGAGTTAGAGGGAGCTTTATACGGTAAAGTAAAAGAGGGTAACCACGGTAAAAGAGGCTACAATCATTTTAAGTATTTGGTAGAAGGATACGATAACGATAGAGACCTTGCCTTAAGAACATATATTCAAGCTTATTTAGCATGTATTGCTTTTGTAGACGATCAAATTGCCGGTGTTATAAAAGCTATTGAAGAATCTAAGTTTGCAGATAACACTGTGGTAGTGTTAGTGAGTGATCATGCTTATAACATGGGAGATAAAGATTATTTGTACAAATTTGCACTTTGGGATAAATCAACAAGAATCCCAATGCTAGTTCATAATCCTGGTCAGAAAAAAGCAATTAAAGTAACGCAACCCGTATCACTAATAGACATTTACCCTACTTTAGTAGATTTATGTTCACTAGAAGGTTCTACAATTAAAGATGAAAACGGGAAACCTTTAGACGGCCATAGCATGGTACCTTTATATGCTAAAAATGCAAAACAAAGATGGCAAGGACCAGATTACGCTTTAAGTGCTATTTCTGGAGGAATGGGTGATAAATTTATTGAAAAACAGCATTATACAATCCGTACAGAACAGTACAGATACATAAGATATGCAGACGGGCAAGAAGAATTATATGATCATGCAACTGATCCGAATGAGTTTGCTAACGTTGCAAAGCAAGAAAAATACAAGGGTGTGATTACAGAATTATCACAGAAATTAAATAAGCAAATTGGTATAACAAACTAG
- a CDS encoding alpha-L-rhamnosidase-related protein, whose translation MKKRFFKILAGACLLVSTLAQAQTTQLGNGVIGHWNPTYTIAKQNWKAQWVWDQQDTKRPTTNNMVLFRKSFTISDVPSTAIIKISASSLYKLYINGTYVNRGPSRSAPHNQSFDELDITTLLKEGKNAIAVQANYQQGEHANHLLGRGGMLAQLEMQIGNTTEIIATNSSWKAMVDPSWDNNAPKLNRFQLVVADRVDLTKEIKGWNKVDFDDSEWRNAVGLIRNSGWPGPQKNDIPRAITTPWTNLEKRHIPYLTEVDHKAINLIEAVQIEDYLYHPKKAPKRQLTGKVDKNISVKAYKKGKGPLVIPALKDQKTFLLVFDLGEMINGMPQFDIEGVKGTKVEVIGIPYMVNNQFTYRVVDTDLLDEVILSGQRDVWQAQYFKPSRYLALVIKSGDAPIKINSFGIHQFAYPFEKKGSITSKSHDWVEQYVVATEKTIDACTTDGYTDNYRERRQYAQTGYYGAMGNYWTFGDYALQAIKLVQVAQEAEPNGLLPAYGPLVNNDYMVILDSDILWIRSLHNYYLYSGDKETVLKLMPTAQKLMDLLESYTNKDGLLDNPPYSYWLDHARNDRRGANLNLNGHYIGALQDYTEILSWLGKEGAKSYTQQAKLAKEAIQTQFWNNQKGLFVDALIDGKQSDQYSEHAQAMALSMQIATEEQAKAVAKNILENDELNYVTRASGMYMVTPAMSYFLHKGLAEYGYVDQSFDLFRKRFDHMLAPEMNGTLWEEWWRDASGRTGKKGMIGRTRSDAQTESAFAPGLFAEFLVGVEITKPGMAEMVLAKTTASIENIAANIPTPFGSTSIAWTFENEGGQLNVEIPEGVEIKLVRKSFGKDTIEVDNIINKETTDYIKLKAGKHNVTFSSKEI comes from the coding sequence ATGAAGAAGAGATTTTTTAAAATACTAGCAGGGGCGTGTTTGTTAGTGTCCACACTAGCACAAGCACAAACAACACAATTGGGAAATGGTGTAATTGGACATTGGAATCCAACGTATACAATTGCAAAACAAAATTGGAAAGCACAATGGGTATGGGATCAGCAAGACACAAAGCGACCAACAACCAATAACATGGTGCTTTTTAGAAAATCGTTTACAATAAGTGATGTTCCATCTACTGCAATCATAAAAATTTCTGCATCATCTCTTTATAAACTTTATATTAATGGAACGTATGTAAATAGAGGTCCTTCAAGATCTGCACCACACAACCAATCTTTTGATGAATTGGATATTACCACACTTTTAAAAGAAGGAAAAAATGCAATTGCAGTGCAAGCAAATTACCAACAAGGGGAACATGCCAACCACTTATTAGGCAGGGGCGGAATGTTGGCTCAGCTAGAAATGCAAATTGGGAATACTACAGAAATTATTGCAACAAACTCTTCTTGGAAAGCAATGGTTGACCCTTCATGGGACAATAACGCTCCTAAGTTGAACCGTTTTCAGTTGGTAGTTGCAGATAGAGTTGACCTTACTAAAGAAATTAAGGGTTGGAATAAAGTAGATTTTGATGATTCAGAATGGAGAAATGCAGTAGGTCTAATCAGAAACTCTGGATGGCCTGGACCTCAAAAAAATGATATTCCAAGAGCAATTACTACTCCTTGGACAAACTTAGAAAAGCGTCATATTCCTTATTTAACGGAGGTAGATCATAAGGCAATAAATTTAATAGAAGCAGTTCAAATAGAAGACTATTTATATCATCCTAAAAAAGCCCCTAAAAGGCAATTAACAGGTAAAGTAGATAAGAATATATCAGTAAAAGCCTATAAAAAAGGAAAAGGTCCTTTGGTTATTCCTGCTTTAAAAGATCAAAAAACATTTTTATTGGTTTTTGATCTAGGAGAGATGATCAATGGAATGCCTCAGTTTGATATTGAAGGAGTTAAAGGTACAAAAGTAGAGGTAATTGGTATTCCGTATATGGTAAACAACCAATTTACGTATAGAGTTGTAGATACAGATTTATTAGATGAAGTAATTTTATCTGGTCAACGTGATGTATGGCAAGCACAGTATTTTAAACCATCACGTTATTTAGCTTTAGTAATTAAATCGGGTGATGCACCCATTAAAATAAACAGTTTTGGTATTCATCAATTTGCCTATCCTTTTGAGAAAAAAGGAAGTATCACTTCAAAATCTCATGATTGGGTAGAGCAATATGTAGTTGCTACAGAAAAGACAATAGATGCTTGTACAACAGATGGATATACAGATAATTATAGAGAAAGAAGACAGTACGCTCAGACAGGATACTACGGTGCAATGGGCAATTATTGGACTTTTGGCGATTATGCTTTACAAGCTATTAAACTTGTTCAAGTAGCACAAGAGGCAGAACCAAATGGGTTATTACCAGCATACGGTCCGTTAGTAAATAACGACTATATGGTAATTTTGGATTCTGATATTCTTTGGATTAGAAGTTTACACAATTACTATTTATACTCAGGAGATAAAGAAACAGTACTAAAATTAATGCCTACAGCTCAGAAATTAATGGATCTCTTAGAAAGTTATACCAATAAAGATGGACTGTTAGATAATCCTCCGTATTCGTATTGGTTAGACCATGCAAGAAACGATAGAAGAGGGGCAAATTTAAACCTTAACGGACATTATATTGGCGCTTTACAAGATTATACAGAGATTTTATCTTGGTTGGGGAAAGAGGGTGCAAAAAGTTATACTCAACAAGCAAAATTAGCCAAAGAAGCAATTCAGACGCAATTTTGGAATAATCAGAAAGGCTTATTTGTAGATGCTTTAATTGATGGGAAACAATCTGATCAGTACAGCGAACATGCACAAGCAATGGCTCTATCTATGCAAATTGCTACCGAAGAACAAGCCAAAGCTGTGGCTAAAAATATTTTAGAAAATGATGAACTGAATTATGTAACGAGAGCATCGGGCATGTATATGGTAACGCCCGCAATGTCATACTTTCTGCACAAAGGGTTAGCAGAATATGGGTACGTAGACCAATCATTTGATTTATTTAGAAAACGTTTTGATCATATGTTAGCCCCAGAAATGAACGGGACTTTATGGGAAGAATGGTGGAGAGATGCTTCTGGTAGAACAGGTAAAAAAGGAATGATAGGTAGAACAAGGTCGGATGCTCAAACCGAAAGTGCTTTTGCACCAGGATTGTTTGCAGAATTTCTTGTTGGGGTAGAAATTACAAAACCAGGAATGGCGGAAATGGTGTTGGCTAAAACAACGGCTTCTATAGAAAATATTGCGGCAAATATTCCAACACCTTTTGGTAGTACTTCTATAGCTTGGACTTTTGAAAACGAAGGAGGACAACTTAATGTAGAAATTCCTGAAGGTGTGGAAATCAAGCTAGTACGTAAATCATTTGGTAAGGATACGATTGAAGTAGACAATATAATAAACAAAGAAACTACCGATTATATCAAATTAAAGGCAGGAAAACACAATGTAACGTTTTCATCAAAAGAGATTTAA
- a CDS encoding glycoside hydrolase family 2 protein, with protein sequence MKLHVQKTVGLLISLLCIYQLSFAQNVKELSLNGEWEIIYDDVNEGREKGWVKVENFDKNTAIEKIQVPSCWEEFKQDYEGVAIYKKEFDVPADWKGQNVIINFEAVNYISEVYINDEVVGRHMGGFTPFHFNINKTVKAGEKNTLMVRVVSPVLYSDKVIDGIGPHQTPMWRGALTGGIWQGVSLEAKGTYIVEDVFIETDYKQGAAMFHLDVENTATQLQEAEVIVNILDKNKKVVATKSERLKLTPGANKYDWNLAIENAELWGPKNPYLYTAQVMVKKGEEVTDEFSTRFGIRSFTIKDKKYYLNGEEFFLKGAFFEGLYPTKLAFPDSEEMARKEIQLALDAGFNMIRPWRKPPPKMWLDLCDEMGVLTVGSLAIECMHRPIASPLLPEMVKTEVRESILRDRNRTCVIQWELFNELWQPVLIQMLHPMALLARDLDPTRLILDESGGFANGANIYNPNEKVAVKFSDVHTYPGWKYDDNMFQRMTQISWTKEEKKKAGYPKLNSPGKKNQPGAMVFVSEIGYGSIPDFEANNKEFKEKGNPLAPMYREHVRLEEDFNTTLDASGMRSVFPTLHSLVEAQQNYHGKLNKRMLEASRSNPLTAGYCIHALSDGDWIIGGGIIDLWRNPKGNVYEGTKKSNQPQLIVTRLKKRNLKTGEQPQLSVLGINEFDEENVKVELTIKDVKGKKVFNETVKATLKHGVSDLHIQKLSTEGLNGNYTLYSVMKNKKGKIINTNEETFDVFNEDALKTPTQKVTLLESDKTLANYFNSKGIQFDKFTGKQSKGQLLIVGKLGTDDAFKAEVAKAKAFASKGGTVFFTDVKGKKVDERHKREIALELQKEDAFPYNATLIMANGLWHNAAPIVTDHPVFAGLPSNQFMADAYHKVGTTTAMVAPEGKNIVGVVTHDRFPDQDHMQRNYIGVGKVYFASEMVEMKRGKGTCIYSTLSFKKAINSDPVAQKIMNNIISHYSKTVQ encoded by the coding sequence ATGAAATTACACGTACAAAAAACAGTAGGACTACTGATCTCACTATTATGTATTTATCAGTTGTCTTTTGCTCAAAATGTAAAAGAACTTTCTCTTAACGGAGAGTGGGAAATTATTTATGATGATGTGAATGAAGGCCGAGAAAAAGGCTGGGTGAAAGTAGAAAACTTTGATAAAAATACGGCTATAGAAAAAATTCAAGTACCGAGTTGTTGGGAAGAGTTTAAGCAAGATTATGAAGGTGTTGCTATCTATAAAAAAGAATTTGATGTTCCTGCAGATTGGAAAGGACAGAATGTAATCATCAACTTTGAAGCAGTAAACTACATCTCAGAGGTGTATATTAACGATGAAGTGGTGGGCCGTCATATGGGTGGTTTTACTCCTTTTCATTTCAATATTAATAAAACAGTAAAGGCAGGAGAAAAAAACACACTTATGGTAAGAGTAGTTTCTCCGGTTTTATATTCTGATAAAGTAATTGATGGAATTGGTCCGCACCAAACACCAATGTGGAGAGGTGCTTTAACTGGCGGTATTTGGCAGGGAGTTTCTTTAGAAGCTAAAGGAACATACATTGTTGAAGATGTTTTTATAGAAACGGATTACAAACAAGGTGCAGCAATGTTCCATCTTGATGTAGAAAATACAGCTACACAATTACAAGAGGCTGAAGTGATTGTGAATATATTAGACAAAAATAAGAAGGTGGTTGCTACTAAATCAGAGCGTTTAAAATTAACGCCTGGAGCAAACAAATACGATTGGAATTTAGCTATTGAAAATGCAGAATTATGGGGACCAAAAAATCCTTATTTATATACAGCACAAGTAATGGTAAAAAAAGGAGAAGAAGTAACAGACGAGTTTTCTACACGTTTTGGTATTCGTTCTTTTACAATTAAAGACAAAAAATATTACTTAAATGGAGAAGAGTTTTTCTTAAAAGGTGCTTTCTTCGAGGGGTTATATCCAACAAAACTAGCTTTTCCAGATTCTGAAGAGATGGCTAGAAAAGAGATTCAGTTGGCATTAGATGCAGGTTTTAACATGATCCGACCTTGGAGAAAACCTCCACCAAAAATGTGGTTAGACCTTTGCGATGAAATGGGCGTTTTAACTGTAGGTTCTTTAGCTATTGAATGTATGCACCGTCCTATTGCTTCACCGTTATTACCAGAAATGGTAAAAACAGAAGTGAGAGAAAGTATACTTCGTGATAGAAATAGAACATGTGTAATTCAGTGGGAATTATTTAATGAATTATGGCAACCTGTTTTAATTCAGATGTTACATCCTATGGCTTTATTAGCGCGTGATTTAGACCCAACTCGTCTTATTTTAGATGAATCTGGTGGGTTTGCTAACGGAGCTAATATTTACAATCCAAACGAAAAAGTAGCAGTTAAGTTCTCAGATGTTCATACGTACCCAGGTTGGAAATACGATGATAATATGTTCCAAAGAATGACGCAAATTAGTTGGACAAAAGAAGAAAAGAAAAAAGCGGGTTACCCTAAACTAAATTCACCAGGTAAGAAAAACCAACCGGGTGCTATGGTATTTGTATCAGAAATTGGTTACGGGTCTATCCCAGATTTCGAAGCAAATAATAAGGAGTTTAAAGAAAAAGGAAACCCTTTAGCACCAATGTATCGTGAGCATGTTCGTTTAGAAGAAGATTTTAATACAACATTAGATGCTTCTGGAATGCGATCGGTATTCCCAACTCTTCATAGTTTAGTGGAAGCCCAACAAAATTACCACGGTAAATTGAACAAAAGAATGTTAGAAGCATCTCGTTCTAACCCACTTACAGCAGGATATTGTATTCATGCACTATCAGATGGCGATTGGATTATTGGTGGCGGTATTATCGATTTATGGAGAAATCCTAAAGGAAACGTATACGAAGGTACAAAGAAATCTAACCAGCCACAGTTAATTGTTACTAGGTTAAAAAAGAGAAATCTAAAAACAGGTGAACAACCACAACTGTCGGTTTTAGGTATCAATGAGTTTGATGAAGAAAACGTAAAAGTTGAATTAACTATCAAAGACGTTAAAGGTAAAAAGGTATTTAATGAAACAGTAAAAGCAACTTTAAAGCACGGAGTATCTGATTTACATATACAAAAATTATCTACAGAAGGGTTGAACGGAAATTACACGCTTTATAGTGTGATGAAAAATAAGAAAGGCAAAATCATCAATACAAATGAAGAAACTTTTGATGTTTTTAATGAGGATGCTCTAAAAACACCAACGCAAAAAGTAACCTTATTAGAAAGTGACAAAACTTTAGCAAATTACTTTAATTCAAAAGGTATACAGTTCGATAAATTTACGGGTAAACAATCAAAAGGACAATTATTGATTGTAGGTAAATTGGGAACAGATGATGCGTTTAAAGCTGAGGTTGCAAAAGCAAAAGCATTTGCGTCTAAAGGTGGAACAGTATTTTTTACAGATGTAAAAGGTAAAAAAGTAGACGAAAGACACAAAAGAGAGATTGCTTTGGAGCTTCAAAAAGAAGACGCCTTTCCTTATAATGCAACTTTAATTATGGCCAATGGTTTATGGCATAATGCGGCACCAATTGTTACAGATCATCCTGTATTTGCGGGTTTACCTAGTAATCAATTTATGGCAGATGCTTATCATAAAGTAGGAACAACGACAGCAATGGTTGCTCCAGAAGGGAAAAACATTGTAGGTGTAGTTACACACGATCGTTTTCCAGATCAAGACCATATGCAAAGAAATTACATCGGCGTAGGTAAAGTATATTTTGCTTCGGAAATGGTTGAAATGAAAAGAGGAAAAGGTACTTGTATTTATTCTACTCTTTCATTTAAAAAAGCAATTAATTCTGATCCTGTAGCACAAAAAATAATGAATAACATTATTTCACATTACAGTAAGACTGTGCAATAA